A single window of Leptolyngbya ohadii IS1 DNA harbors:
- a CDS encoding vWA domain-containing protein encodes MRVGLKAALSDAHLNLAQASNQRQLAVSISALLESQGRTAPLNLCLILDHSGSMEGRPLDTVKQAAHRIVDSLSPGDRLSVVMFDHKAKVLIPNQTIHSPETAKGEISRIKASGGTAIDEGMRLGIEELAKGKKDTISQAFLLTDGENEHGDNDRCLKLAQLAAGYNLTLNTLGFGDRWNQDVLERIADAAGGTLSYIQRPETAVSEFSRLFTRIQSVGLTNAYLLLSLKPQARLAEMKPIAQVIPDTIELPVTQEGDQWVVRLGDLMIDVPRVVLANLYIGGLTEGIQTIAEVQIRYDDPLIGASGLLSERIPVEAIAQQNYQPVPNDQVQQHILALAKYRQTQIAETKLQMGDRAGAATLLQSAAKTALQMGDQGAATVLQETATRLQSGEELSEADRKKTRIVSKTVIS; translated from the coding sequence ATGCGAGTGGGTCTAAAGGCAGCCCTTAGCGATGCCCATCTGAACCTGGCGCAGGCATCTAATCAGCGGCAGTTGGCGGTTTCGATTTCTGCCCTGCTTGAATCTCAGGGGCGGACAGCTCCGCTGAATCTTTGTCTGATTCTGGATCACAGTGGTTCGATGGAGGGACGACCGCTGGATACGGTGAAGCAGGCGGCACATCGAATTGTGGATAGTTTGTCGCCGGGCGATCGCCTCTCAGTGGTGATGTTTGATCACAAGGCAAAGGTGCTCATTCCCAACCAGACGATCCATAGTCCGGAAACCGCGAAAGGAGAAATTAGCCGGATTAAAGCCAGCGGCGGCACGGCGATCGATGAAGGGATGCGGCTCGGTATTGAGGAACTGGCGAAGGGTAAGAAAGATACGATCTCCCAAGCGTTTCTGCTGACGGACGGGGAAAATGAGCATGGCGATAACGATCGCTGTTTGAAACTGGCGCAGCTTGCCGCAGGCTATAACCTGACGTTGAATACGCTGGGCTTTGGCGATCGATGGAATCAGGATGTGCTGGAACGAATTGCCGATGCAGCGGGGGGAACGCTCTCCTATATTCAGCGACCGGAAACGGCGGTGAGTGAGTTTAGCCGTCTGTTCACCCGCATTCAATCGGTGGGGTTAACCAATGCCTATCTGCTGCTATCGCTCAAGCCCCAGGCAAGACTGGCAGAAATGAAGCCGATCGCCCAGGTGATTCCCGACACGATCGAATTGCCTGTGACCCAGGAAGGAGATCAGTGGGTCGTAAGGCTCGGCGATCTGATGATTGATGTACCGCGTGTGGTGCTGGCGAATCTTTATATTGGCGGACTTACAGAAGGGATACAGACGATCGCAGAAGTTCAAATCCGCTACGACGATCCGCTGATTGGCGCATCGGGCTTACTGTCGGAACGAATTCCTGTGGAGGCGATCGCGCAGCAGAATTACCAGCCTGTCCCAAATGATCAGGTACAGCAGCATATCCTGGCACTAGCAAAATATCGGCAGACGCAGATCGCAGAGACCAAGCTGCAAATGGGCGATCGGGCGGGAGCCGCAACCCTGCTCCAATCGGCGGCAAAAACGGCACTGCAAATGGGCGATCAGGGAGCCGCAACCGTCCTTCAGGAAACCGCAACCCGGCTTCAGTCTGGCGAGGAACTCAGCGAAGCCGATCGCAAAAAGACGCGAATTGTCTCAAAAACAGTTATTTCCTGA
- a CDS encoding MFS transporter — protein sequence MVAPPQVRSFEQRLDESDLTRVMWLLWALSAGLIALDGFDFFIIGVALPFLQRDFSLSPTEIGAVAVAAIVGSLVGSLTLGPLTDRIGRQRMLLIDVALFVIASAGTALAWDALSLIGFRFLVGVAIGADYPISVSYITENVPARLRGRMVIGAFTFQAVGALLGAITGIGIIAAFQTFLPDSVQPVIHYGWRWMLGVGLGLAIAVGLLRLNFLLESPSYYLARGDYEAASKAASTLLEMPIALTPETDPPETETPLSYGDLFSSSYRRRTLLASIPWFLQDIATYGIGIFTPTIIAALAFANQTDLLGRELASATGAAIVDLFLIAGFLIAVVCVERVGRIRLQILGFVGMAIGLLILAGSGWVSSGTVWNTAIVFLGFFVFNLTMNAGPNSTTFLLSGEVFPTSIRASGAGFAAAVAKAGAVVGAFGLPILQGAIGVPPLLIGLAGICLLAAVLTFLLRN from the coding sequence ATGGTTGCCCCTCCCCAGGTTCGATCGTTTGAACAGCGGCTCGATGAGTCTGACCTCACGCGGGTGATGTGGCTGCTGTGGGCTTTGTCGGCGGGGCTGATTGCGCTGGACGGCTTTGACTTTTTTATTATTGGCGTGGCGCTGCCTTTCCTTCAGCGGGACTTTAGCCTGAGTCCGACGGAAATTGGGGCGGTGGCGGTGGCGGCGATCGTCGGTTCGCTGGTGGGTTCACTCACGCTGGGACCGTTGACCGATCGGATTGGGCGACAGCGGATGCTGCTAATCGATGTGGCGCTGTTTGTCATTGCTTCGGCGGGGACGGCGCTGGCATGGGATGCTCTGTCGCTGATTGGGTTTCGGTTTCTGGTGGGAGTGGCGATCGGGGCGGATTATCCGATTAGCGTGTCCTACATTACGGAGAATGTTCCAGCGCGGCTGCGCGGACGCATGGTGATTGGAGCGTTTACCTTTCAGGCGGTGGGGGCACTGCTGGGCGCAATCACGGGAATTGGCATCATTGCGGCGTTTCAGACCTTTTTGCCCGATTCGGTGCAGCCTGTAATTCATTACGGATGGCGGTGGATGCTGGGCGTGGGGTTGGGGCTGGCGATCGCGGTGGGGCTATTGCGGCTCAATTTTTTGCTGGAAAGTCCGAGCTACTACCTGGCACGGGGAGACTATGAGGCAGCATCAAAGGCAGCTTCTACCCTCCTGGAAATGCCGATCGCCCTGACGCCAGAAACCGATCCACCGGAAACGGAAACGCCCTTATCCTATGGCGATCTCTTCTCCAGTTCCTACCGTCGTCGGACGCTGCTTGCCTCGATTCCCTGGTTTTTGCAGGACATTGCCACCTACGGCATCGGCATTTTTACCCCCACGATTATCGCGGCTCTGGCTTTCGCAAATCAGACCGATCTGCTGGGGCGAGAACTGGCATCGGCAACGGGAGCGGCGATCGTGGATTTGTTTCTAATCGCAGGCTTTCTGATTGCTGTAGTTTGCGTGGAGCGAGTCGGACGGATTCGGCTGCAAATTCTCGGCTTTGTGGGAATGGCGATCGGGCTGCTGATTCTGGCAGGTTCGGGCTGGGTAAGTTCAGGAACGGTGTGGAATACGGCGATCGTGTTTCTGGGATTTTTTGTGTTTAACCTGACAATGAATGCCGGACCCAATTCGACTACCTTTCTGCTGTCTGGGGAGGTTTTTCCTACGTCGATTCGTGCCAGCGGAGCCGGGTTTGCTGCTGCGGTTGCGAAAGCGGGAGCCGTCGTTGGAGCCTTTGGCTTACCGATTTTACAGGGGGCGATCGGGGTTCCACCGCTGTTGATCGGGTTAGCGGGAATTTGTTTACTGGCGGCAGTTCTGACCTTTCTGCTGCGGAATTAG
- a CDS encoding NADPH-dependent FMN reductase yields the protein MSYVPKILAFSGSARKDSFNQRVVQIAANGAKAVGAEVTVLNFRDLPLPLYDQDLEAEQGIPPNVMKLKEIMRAHHGLLIASPEYNSSVTPLLKNAIDWASRPVDGEPPLGCFDGRVAAIMSASPGGLGGLRGLIHLRSILGNLRVIMLPDQVAVTKAQEAFNLDGTLKDAGVQRSVEQLGEKVATIVAKLNL from the coding sequence ATGAGCTACGTTCCCAAAATTCTGGCATTCTCCGGCAGTGCCCGCAAAGATTCATTCAATCAGCGTGTGGTTCAGATTGCTGCAAACGGTGCAAAGGCAGTCGGAGCCGAGGTTACGGTTCTCAACTTTCGCGATCTGCCCCTGCCGCTCTACGACCAGGATTTAGAGGCGGAGCAGGGTATTCCTCCCAATGTCATGAAACTGAAGGAAATCATGCGGGCACACCACGGCTTGCTGATTGCCTCGCCCGAATACAACAGTTCCGTGACGCCCTTACTGAAGAATGCGATCGACTGGGCATCGCGTCCGGTGGATGGAGAACCCCCGCTGGGATGCTTTGATGGTCGGGTGGCAGCCATTATGAGCGCCTCTCCGGGAGGGCTGGGCGGACTGCGTGGGTTGATTCACTTGCGATCGATTCTAGGAAACCTTCGGGTAATTATGCTGCCCGATCAGGTTGCCGTCACCAAAGCACAAGAGGCATTTAACCTGGACGGCACGCTAAAAGATGCAGGCGTACAGCGATCGGTTGAGCAACTGGGCGAAAAGGTGGCGACAATCGTGGCAAAACTGAATCTGTAG
- the dnaB gene encoding replicative DNA helicase, which yields MVHELNFQGYSDRVPPQNIDAEEAILGGILLDPEAIGRVLEILRPEAFYISAHQEIYRAATTLQAQGKPTDLMSITTWLYDHGLLEKVGGQSRLAELVDRTVSAVNIDQYAHLVMDKYLRRRLIHVGTEVAQLGYDIASPVEKVLDQAEQKVFSITQVRPSQALVATSDILTSTFSDIESRSLGLVLPGISCGFYDLDAMTQGFQRSDLIIAAGRPSMGKCLAYDAEIVLQDGSIATIQELYERQQANLLTLGDDWKLSWTQPSAFVDDGIKPVFRVVTRLGRSIETTLTHPFLTVEGWRQLAELQPGDKIAVPRQIPCFGQEKLPEHQVKLLAYLIGDGCLTHTCPSFTNTNPQIQQDFVEAIQQFGNLSIRVETLEGQRAPSFYIATDFAKLASRRQQFGHALRQKLADRSIGVCQLAKQLNVSPSLVSQWQQGVCAPNLGTFTALCDTLQVSAEELVSGGFSSIGARNPLTDWLKQLQLWGKDAHAKIIPSQVFQLERSQVALFLNRLFATDGWATVLASGQAQLGFASVSEKLVRQIQHLLLRFGIIAALKQRSVKYRDERRPCWQLDITDARSIGTFISQIGIFGKEAAISAVRAALQGKRYQTNRDLISLEVWSELAEAKGSQSWKAIAVKAGISGSNIHVGKRAPTRDRLLSLATALESPDLQALATSDIYWDEILTIELTGYKQVYDLTIPKTHNFVANDICVHNTSFVLNIARNIAAFHKLPIAVFSLEMSKEQLVYRLLSSEAQIESGRLRSGRIAQTEWEPLGHAISTLSQLPIFIDDTPNISVTEMRSKARRLQAEQGGAMGLILIDYLQLMEGSGDNRVQELSKMTRSLKGLARELQVPIIALSQLSRGVESRTNKRPMMSDLRESGSIEQDADLVMMLYREEYYNPDTPDRGIAEVILTKHRNGPVGTVKLLFEPQFTRFRNLAAPTRP from the coding sequence ATGGTTCACGAACTCAATTTCCAGGGCTACAGCGATCGGGTTCCGCCCCAAAATATTGACGCAGAAGAGGCGATTCTGGGCGGCATTTTGCTTGATCCAGAGGCGATCGGGCGGGTGCTGGAGATTCTGCGTCCAGAGGCGTTTTACATCAGTGCCCATCAGGAAATCTATCGGGCGGCAACCACGCTCCAGGCACAGGGCAAACCGACCGATCTGATGAGCATCACCACCTGGCTCTACGACCACGGATTACTGGAGAAAGTCGGCGGACAGAGCCGTTTAGCCGAACTGGTCGATCGCACGGTGAGCGCCGTCAATATTGATCAGTACGCCCATCTGGTGATGGATAAGTATCTGCGCCGCAGGCTGATCCATGTGGGAACGGAGGTGGCTCAGCTCGGATACGACATCGCTTCCCCGGTCGAGAAGGTTCTGGATCAGGCGGAGCAGAAGGTTTTTAGCATCACCCAGGTTCGCCCCAGTCAAGCACTCGTCGCCACTTCGGATATTCTGACTTCCACCTTTTCTGATATTGAAAGCCGATCGCTCGGTCTGGTGCTGCCGGGAATTTCCTGCGGCTTCTACGATCTGGATGCAATGACTCAGGGATTTCAGCGATCGGATTTGATTATTGCAGCGGGTCGTCCGTCGATGGGCAAATGTCTTGCCTACGATGCAGAAATCGTTTTACAGGATGGCTCCATTGCCACGATTCAAGAACTGTACGAGCGGCAACAGGCAAATCTGCTCACGCTGGGCGACGATTGGAAGCTAAGCTGGACGCAGCCCTCTGCCTTTGTTGATGACGGCATTAAACCTGTGTTTCGAGTGGTCACTCGTTTGGGGCGATCGATCGAAACGACGCTGACCCATCCGTTCCTGACTGTAGAAGGCTGGCGGCAACTAGCAGAACTGCAACCAGGCGATAAAATTGCCGTCCCGCGCCAAATTCCCTGCTTTGGTCAAGAAAAACTGCCCGAACACCAAGTCAAACTGCTTGCCTACTTAATTGGCGATGGTTGCCTTACCCACACCTGCCCCAGCTTTACCAACACCAATCCGCAGATTCAGCAGGATTTCGTTGAGGCAATCCAGCAGTTTGGCAATCTGAGTATCCGAGTCGAAACCTTAGAGGGACAGCGTGCCCCTAGCTTTTACATTGCGACTGATTTTGCGAAACTGGCAAGTCGTCGTCAGCAGTTCGGGCATGCATTACGGCAGAAGCTTGCTGATCGATCGATCGGCGTTTGTCAGTTAGCGAAGCAGCTTAACGTCAGCCCGTCCCTGGTTAGTCAATGGCAGCAAGGCGTTTGCGCCCCTAACCTGGGAACCTTTACCGCCCTTTGCGACACATTGCAGGTGTCAGCCGAGGAACTTGTGTCCGGTGGTTTTTCCAGCATTGGAGCCCGCAATCCGCTAACCGACTGGCTCAAACAGCTTCAGCTTTGGGGGAAAGACGCTCACGCGAAAATCATTCCGTCTCAAGTTTTCCAGCTTGAGCGATCGCAGGTTGCCCTATTTCTTAATCGGCTATTTGCAACAGATGGTTGGGCGACGGTTCTGGCGAGTGGACAGGCACAGCTTGGGTTTGCCAGCGTTAGCGAGAAATTGGTTCGGCAGATTCAACATTTGCTGCTGCGGTTTGGCATCATCGCCGCTCTGAAACAGCGTTCTGTGAAATATCGGGATGAGCGTCGCCCTTGCTGGCAGCTTGATATCACCGATGCCCGATCGATCGGGACTTTTATCAGTCAGATCGGAATTTTTGGGAAGGAAGCCGCCATTTCAGCCGTTAGAGCCGCACTTCAGGGCAAGCGGTATCAAACCAATCGCGATCTGATTTCGCTAGAAGTCTGGTCTGAACTAGCTGAGGCTAAAGGCTCGCAGTCCTGGAAAGCTATTGCGGTCAAAGCCGGAATTTCAGGTTCCAATATTCATGTGGGCAAACGTGCTCCAACCCGCGATCGTCTCCTGTCACTGGCAACGGCTCTAGAATCTCCAGATTTACAGGCGCTTGCAACATCCGACATTTACTGGGACGAAATCCTTACGATCGAGCTAACGGGCTACAAGCAGGTGTACGACCTGACCATCCCGAAAACTCACAACTTTGTCGCCAACGACATCTGCGTCCACAACACCAGTTTTGTGTTGAATATTGCCCGCAATATTGCGGCTTTCCATAAGCTCCCGATCGCCGTTTTCAGCCTGGAAATGTCCAAAGAGCAGCTCGTTTATCGTCTGCTGTCCAGCGAGGCACAGATCGAAAGCGGCAGACTGCGATCGGGTCGGATTGCCCAAACGGAATGGGAGCCACTGGGTCACGCGATCAGTACCCTGTCCCAACTGCCGATTTTTATTGACGATACGCCCAATATTTCGGTGACGGAGATGCGATCGAAAGCCCGTCGTTTGCAGGCGGAGCAGGGCGGGGCAATGGGTCTGATTTTGATCGATTATTTGCAGCTCATGGAAGGTTCCGGCGATAACCGGGTGCAGGAACTTTCTAAAATGACGCGATCGCTCAAAGGCTTAGCGCGAGAATTACAGGTTCCGATTATTGCCCTGTCCCAGTTGAGTCGGGGCGTAGAATCAAGAACCAATAAACGCCCGATGATGTCAGATTTAAGAGAAAGCGGTTCAATTGAGCAAGATGCAGACCTAGTCATGATGCTTTACCGGGAGGAATACTATAACCCCGACACCCCCGATCGCGGCATTGCCGAAGTCATCCTCACCAAACACCGAAACGGACCCGTCGGTACCGTCAAACTCCTCTTTGAACCCCAATTCACCCGTTTCCGCAACCTAGCCGCCCCCACCCGCCCCTAA
- a CDS encoding CRR6 family NdhI maturation factor: protein MSTTIKVDANHLNGLDLSPAQAVIDKWISEGSIAAQGQQIRFEIDFPREPEDPRELSEIPEVRLWFIRLDARYPWLPYLLDWEAGELGRYTAMLVPHQFSPTEGIQFNPEALEIFVMGKVFVLIDWLQQQNSFSRTKVKFLTQMVGYEIDDAFFDLIGA, encoded by the coding sequence ATGAGTACCACTATCAAAGTTGACGCAAACCATCTCAACGGACTGGATCTCTCGCCAGCCCAAGCCGTGATCGACAAATGGATATCCGAGGGATCGATCGCCGCGCAGGGGCAGCAAATCCGGTTTGAGATCGACTTTCCGCGTGAGCCAGAAGATCCGCGTGAGCTGTCTGAAATTCCGGAAGTGCGGCTGTGGTTTATCCGCCTGGATGCGCGATATCCCTGGTTGCCCTATTTGCTGGACTGGGAAGCGGGCGAACTGGGACGCTATACCGCGATGCTTGTGCCCCATCAGTTCAGTCCCACCGAGGGAATTCAGTTTAACCCGGAGGCGCTGGAGATCTTTGTGATGGGCAAGGTCTTTGTGCTGATTGACTGGCTCCAGCAGCAGAACAGCTTTAGCCGCACGAAGGTCAAATTCCTGACGCAGATGGTGGGCTACGAAATCGACGATGCCTTTTTTGATTTGATTGGCGCGTAG
- the rplI gene encoding 50S ribosomal protein L9, giving the protein MAKRIQLVLNKDVSKLGRAGDVVEVAPGYARNYLLPQGFAVRTTPGILKQVERRREAERLRLLELKKEAETQKATLEKSSRLAISKQVGEADAIFGTVTAQEVADLLQSNLNLEIDRRSINVPDISSLGTYKVEIRLHPEVTATVEIQVVPLR; this is encoded by the coding sequence ATGGCAAAGCGTATTCAATTGGTCTTGAACAAAGACGTTAGCAAACTCGGTCGGGCTGGCGATGTGGTAGAAGTCGCTCCCGGCTATGCTCGGAACTATCTGCTGCCGCAGGGATTTGCGGTTCGCACCACTCCCGGCATCCTGAAGCAGGTGGAGCGTCGTCGGGAAGCAGAGCGGCTAAGACTGCTCGAACTCAAGAAAGAAGCAGAAACCCAGAAGGCAACCCTGGAGAAGTCCAGCCGTCTGGCAATCTCGAAGCAGGTGGGCGAAGCCGATGCAATCTTTGGAACGGTGACGGCTCAGGAAGTGGCAGATCTGCTGCAAAGCAATCTGAATCTGGAAATCGATCGCCGCAGCATCAACGTGCCCGACATTTCCTCGCTGGGAACCTACAAGGTGGAAATCCGCCTGCACCCGGAAGTGACCGCGACGGTCGAGATTCAGGTGGTTCCCCTGCGGTAG
- a CDS encoding CHAT domain-containing protein has translation MTQEFHLSVTPVGNDEYLVRTERVAPGVPLAEEQLVLPLESWLAQARQLMSDPLLGILQGDRSFTPDPANPSVLQPSLSLVELGQQLYHHLFQGTLRDSWLMAQGVAQNRRQALRLRLGLKGDRLPRLPWEVLYGCDTPIERMRQGQAARPLATGIQVIFSRYRPATRLAEEGVALAIEPGQPLKILMVVASPSDREQLQLYREATQLQQELRLASGGANESDIQLTILSQPGREELTQALEQGQYQVLHYAGHSDSSSGGGSLYLVNNRTGLTELMSGQDLAGLLVNNGIRLAVFNSCRGAYTPTYITATTATATAAEGTGHNLAEALVNRGIPAVLAMAEEIPDEVALNLTRLFYRNLKQGYPIDLSLSRARQGLISSYGSDQLYWALPILYLHPEFDGYLISPDRSQEDPADRLLFTPPTYEVMPLPPGEEAIFPPALLVDAEAIDSSYAEDLIDTEEADLIAQAVLADDADWLDALEEAGATEDDDFAVADMIRELIPPASSDPTPPPAVTLPPVDLNPVSTPRSSDPASSEQNRPPATAAASSRTADSNPSRPPANEERSIPSNRPASPSPAAEVALPNRGNSSQRARQRQQKAILLPLLGAVGAIGVGLLGYFAVPRLASWFDVSGSQTATQTPASPQAELAAKSTGDLQKLAIDSFSQNRFNRGQQAVEALLNRGAFTEAEAAIAAIPADRRNDATTHFLQGRLAWQAAKQGNSQYTIANARQSWQRAIAADPDNPKYYEAIGFADYQAGKPDQAIQSWVRALSLQEQPKAQEASNPPAMNDSVLTSYAGIALALWKTSTNPNASQPGELLSKAVKTYQMVEAMDATNFQPDALNQNWLWTPKAVQDWQSLAGATPEANGG, from the coding sequence GTGACTCAGGAATTTCATTTATCTGTAACCCCGGTGGGGAACGACGAGTATCTGGTGCGGACAGAGCGGGTTGCTCCGGGAGTGCCGCTGGCAGAAGAACAGTTGGTTTTGCCTTTGGAGTCCTGGCTGGCTCAGGCGAGGCAACTGATGAGTGATCCGCTGCTGGGCATTTTGCAGGGCGATCGCTCGTTTACGCCAGACCCCGCAAATCCCAGTGTTTTGCAGCCGTCCCTCAGTCTAGTGGAGCTAGGGCAGCAGCTTTATCACCATCTGTTTCAGGGCACGCTGCGCGATAGCTGGCTGATGGCTCAGGGCGTGGCACAAAATCGGCGACAGGCATTGCGGCTGCGGCTAGGGCTGAAGGGCGATCGGCTGCCTCGGCTCCCGTGGGAGGTGCTGTACGGCTGTGATACCCCAATTGAACGAATGCGGCAGGGTCAGGCGGCGCGTCCGCTGGCAACGGGAATTCAGGTGATTTTCTCCCGCTATCGTCCTGCCACTCGCCTGGCGGAAGAAGGCGTAGCGCTGGCGATCGAACCGGGTCAGCCGCTCAAAATCCTCATGGTCGTGGCATCTCCCAGCGATCGGGAACAGCTTCAGCTTTATCGGGAAGCCACCCAACTCCAGCAGGAATTGCGCCTTGCATCCGGTGGAGCAAACGAGTCCGATATTCAGTTGACGATTTTGAGCCAGCCCGGACGGGAGGAGTTAACCCAGGCGCTCGAACAGGGGCAGTATCAGGTACTTCACTATGCCGGACACAGCGATTCCAGCAGCGGCGGCGGTTCCCTCTATTTAGTTAACAACCGCACCGGACTGACGGAACTGATGAGCGGTCAAGACCTGGCGGGTCTGCTGGTGAATAACGGCATTCGTCTCGCGGTGTTTAATTCCTGTCGCGGAGCGTACACACCAACTTATATTACGGCAACCACCGCCACCGCCACCGCAGCAGAAGGAACGGGGCACAATCTGGCAGAGGCACTGGTGAATCGCGGCATTCCGGCAGTCCTGGCAATGGCAGAGGAAATTCCCGACGAGGTTGCCCTGAATCTGACGCGGCTGTTCTATCGCAACCTGAAGCAGGGCTATCCGATCGATCTCAGCCTCAGTCGTGCCCGCCAGGGACTCATTTCCTCCTACGGCTCCGATCAGCTCTACTGGGCATTGCCGATTCTCTATCTGCACCCAGAGTTCGACGGCTATCTGATCTCGCCCGATCGCTCCCAGGAAGATCCCGCCGATCGCCTGCTGTTTACGCCGCCCACCTACGAAGTGATGCCGCTGCCGCCGGGAGAGGAAGCCATTTTTCCACCTGCGCTGCTCGTGGATGCCGAAGCGATCGATTCTTCCTACGCAGAAGACCTGATCGACACAGAAGAAGCCGACCTGATCGCCCAGGCTGTTCTCGCCGACGATGCCGATTGGCTGGATGCCCTGGAAGAAGCAGGCGCGACCGAAGACGATGATTTTGCCGTCGCCGATATGATCCGGGAGTTAATCCCCCCGGCTTCCAGCGATCCAACCCCGCCCCCTGCCGTTACCCTTCCTCCTGTCGATCTTAATCCGGTGTCTACTCCGCGATCGTCTGACCCAGCATCCAGCGAACAGAACAGACCTCCGGCGACCGCTGCGGCTTCCAGCAGAACGGCTGATTCTAATCCATCCAGACCCCCAGCAAACGAGGAGCGATCGATTCCGTCTAACCGTCCGGCATCCCCGTCACCCGCCGCAGAAGTGGCGCTGCCTAATAGAGGCAATTCCAGTCAGCGTGCCCGCCAACGACAGCAAAAGGCAATTCTGCTTCCCCTCCTGGGTGCAGTTGGAGCGATCGGGGTGGGTCTGCTGGGCTACTTTGCCGTCCCGCGTCTGGCATCCTGGTTTGATGTGTCGGGCAGTCAAACTGCAACCCAAACCCCCGCTTCTCCCCAGGCAGAACTGGCAGCAAAATCAACCGGGGATCTGCAAAAGCTGGCGATCGATAGCTTCTCGCAAAACCGCTTTAACCGGGGACAGCAGGCAGTCGAAGCATTGCTGAATCGAGGGGCATTTACGGAGGCAGAAGCTGCCATTGCCGCCATTCCCGCCGATCGCCGCAACGATGCTACCACTCATTTTCTTCAGGGTCGATTAGCGTGGCAGGCAGCCAAACAGGGCAACAGTCAGTACACGATCGCTAATGCACGTCAAAGTTGGCAGAGAGCGATCGCCGCTGATCCGGATAATCCCAAATACTATGAGGCGATCGGCTTTGCGGACTACCAGGCGGGCAAGCCGGATCAGGCAATTCAGTCCTGGGTCAGGGCACTCTCGCTCCAGGAGCAGCCCAAAGCACAGGAAGCTTCTAATCCCCCTGCTATGAACGACAGCGTTCTGACCAGCTATGCCGGAATTGCCCTGGCACTCTGGAAGACCTCCACAAATCCCAATGCCTCGCAGCCGGGAGAACTGCTGAGCAAGGCGGTGAAGACCTACCAGATGGTGGAGGCGATGGATGCGACAAACTTCCAGCCCGATGCGCTGAATCAAAACTGGCTCTGGACTCCAAAGGCGGTGCAGGATTGGCAGAGCTTGGCGGGGGCGACGCCGGAGGCAAATGGGGGGTAG